The Mycobacteriales bacterium genome contains the following window.
CGGTGCCGCACCTTGCGTCGCCACCTCGGTCCGGCATGAGTTCGGTGTTGCACGCCGTCGCCGGCTACGCGCAGGTGCGATATCGCGTGATATCCTGTCGGTGTGAGTGACTTGTTGATCCGTGACGTCCCGGATGAGGTGCTCGCCGCCATCGACGCTCGGGCGAGCCGTCTGGGTGTGTCGCGCACCGAGTACCTGCGTCGGCGGTTGGCCCAGGACGCCGCCGTGGGAGAGGGCAAGGTCGACGTGGGTGACCTGGCCGGCTTCCAGGAGACCTTCGCCGACCTCGCCGACGCCTCGGTGATGGACCGGGCATGGCGGTAGCTGGCTGGCTCGTTGACAAGTCTGCGCTGGTGCGGCTCGCGGACAGCCCGGACGCGGCTGACTGGGCCGACCGGATCGACCATGGTCTCGTGCACATCGCCGGCGTGACCCGGCTCGAGGTGGGGTTCTCCGCCCGTTCCGGCGCTGACCTGCGGGCCGCTGCGCGCCGGCCACCTTTGTCGAAGATGCCTCTGGTGTACCTGACACCCGTGATCGAAGATCGGGCCATCGCCGTGCAGCAGTCGTTGGCCGACCAGGGCCACCACCGAGCGCCAGCTGTCCCTGACCTGCTCATCGCGGCGACCGCGGAGCTGACCGATCTCGTGGTGCTCCACGTAGACAAGGACTACGAACTGATCGCGGGCGTCACCGGACAGCCGATCGAACGGCTTTCTCTGGCCCCATAGGGGGGTCGTTATGTGTGGGCGGGCTGTGAAATCTCAGCGCCCATCACCGGCGTTCCAGTGTGGCCGAAGCGGACGCGCTCGCCGGCGTTGAGGCTGGCTGGGCTCGCGCGGTCGCCGGTCGGCAACGCGGCTGACGAATGCCGTAGCGGCCTTGTGGTCGGCCGTCTAGTCTGCCGGGCGATGACCGCGGACGATGATCCTGCTCTCCCGTCGACCCGCGGGGGCGACGTTCCTCGACCCGCGCTGCACCCAGGCGGGGCCTGGAGCCCGGCCGTGACCCCGGGCGCCAGTCGTGCCGCGACCGGGGGCGTAGCGCGGGACAAGGACGGCCGCTCGTGGCAGATCGGCACGGACGCCGACGTGGACTGGATCACCAGAGGCACCGTGGTTGGACTGACGGTCACGTCGGCCATCCCGCCCATCTTCGCGGCGTACGCGACCGTGGTGGTGCCGGAGCTCCGCGCGGGCCTGGAGGAGCACGAACACCATGTCGTACGACTGCTGACCCAGCACGGCACCGACATCGACTGGTGGCTCGGCTATCTCGACACCGGCGCCTCCGACGTCGTCTTCCCGGACGTGCACCGCGTGCGGATGTACTCCGACTGGCCGTACGTGCTGGTCAAGGCCGGTCCCCAGCAGGCGCTGCAGTGGCGGGCAGAGCCCTCGCCGCTGCACTGTGGTCTGCCCGATCTGATGTTCCCGGCCGACCGGTCGTGGCTCATCTCCGCCCTATGGGACGACGACTGGTGGTGCCTCGGGGGGCCGGAGGAGTTGGTCGACGGCTTCGTGCGCGAGCCAGGAGTGGAGGCTCGCCGAGTCGACCCGCACGACGACGCCACACCGCCGGGCCACGTCGCGCGGTAGGGCCGGAACGTCGTCGGCCAGCCTGCGTACCCGCACTCCATGTGCCGCTTCAACGCGCGGAGGCGTCGTCCGCGGTCCGCTCCGTAATACCGGGGCGGGGTGGCAGCTGCGTGCGATCCTGCTCGCGTGCTCCGCTGGCCGTGCCGTCGACACGCTGTGCATCGAGCTGCTGCCTACTCGGCAGCTGGCCGTGCGCCGCTTGCGCCGCCCGCCGGGGTCGAGGTGGTCGCGGTGCCTTCGCCCGGTGGCTGGACGCCGCCGCCGGGGGTCCGGCCAGGCTGGAACTGGACTCCGCCAGGCGGGGCTCGACCGCGCCTCGATCGGGTGCCTCGATGGGTTCAGGCCTGGTACCGCACACCGTTCGTCGACCGCTATGCCCACGAGTGGATGTGGCAGCACGGCGGGTGGGACGTCGAGCCACCCGTCGACGCGTAGTCCCGCGGCGGGTGCATCCATGTGGCCCATCACCAAGATCAATCTGCGGCTTACACACTTGTCTCTGTGATCCTGAGACGGCTCCGCCGCTGTGGCGGGGCGGGTCCCCGTCCTGCGGCTCGCTCTCACATTTGGTGCCGGGGCTGACCGCTCCTGGCTATGCGATGTCTGCGGCCGCAGGGCGTCGGGCCGGGCGGCGTCGCTTGATAGGAGAGCGCCGGGAACAACTCCCGACAGATACGTGCGCACCGCCCGGCCACGGACCCATCCTCACCGCTTCGAGGAGGGGGAGTCCAGGTGCACGCAGGAATCGACACGCACAAGGACACGCTGGCCGCGTCGGTCGTCGACGACAACGGCCGCCAGCAGGCCGCGACCACGGTCCGCAACGAGCCGGCCGGGTTCGGCGAGCTGGCGAAGCTGTTCGCCGACCACGGGGTGCTGCGGGTCGGGCTGGAGTGCTCCGGCACCTACGGCCGGCCGGCCGCGGCCGCGCTGAAGGCCGCCGGGTTCGCGGTGTTCGAGGTGCCTGGGTCGATGACGGTCCGCGAACGCAACCGCAAGCCCGCCCGGGGCAAGAGCGACCCGATCGACGCGCTCGCGGTCGCCCGGGTCGGTCGCTCGCGGGGAGCCGCTGCCGCCGGCCCGCTGCGAGGTCGGCCTGCCCGATGACCTGCAGCAGCTCACGCACTACCGGCGTCAGCTGATCCGTGAACGCACCCGCTACTCCAACCGCGTGCACGTGGAGTTGACCATCCTGCGTCCGGGCTACCAACGCGACCTGCCGCAGCTGACCCGTCCGCAGCACGTGGCCGCGGCCCGCAAGCTGCTGCGCGGGCTGTCCGGTGTCCGGGTGGAGATCACCCGCGCCCGGCTGGACCGCATCCGCCAGCTCGACACCGAGATCAAGACCCTCGGCGCCCGGATCACCGCGATGGTGCTGGCCGCCAAGACCAACCTGCTCGAGATCCGCGGCGTCGGCCCACTCACCGCCGGCCGGATCATGGGCGAGACCCGCGACGTCCGCCGGTTCCGCGACCGCAACGCCTTCGCCACCGCCAACGGCACTGCACCGATCCCGGTCAGTAGCGGCCGCACCGACCGCTACCGGCTCAACCGCGCCGGCAACCGTCGGCTCAACGAAGCCATCCACACCATCGCGCTCGTGCAGTCCCGCGGCCCCTGCCACGGACGCGCCTTCCTCGACCGCAAGAAGGCCGCCGGCAAGACCAACCGCGACGCGATGCGTTCCCTGAAACGCAGACTCAGCGACGTCGTCTACGTCGCGCTACACGCCGACCTCCGCGACGGGATCGGCCTCTACGCAGCGCCGTTGACAACATAGGAGCACATCTCCGAGACGAAGCGACAACTTGCGTTGTCATGGCACGTGCGGGGACGGTCGGCACGGGGACTACGACGTGCGGCGCGGGCAGCGCAAGTCGGTTACGTCCGGTCATGCCGGCGAACCCAGTGCTGACGGGCGGCTTGGCGGCTGACGTCGAGCGCCGCGCCGATCTCGCCCCAGCCGACACCGAGCCCGGCCAGCCGGTCGACCTCGTCGACGACCGCGGCCTCTACCTCGCGCTGGCGCTCGACCAGCTGACGGAGCAGCTTCGTGCGCCCGTGGTTGCGCAGCGTGTTTAGTGAGGTACCGAGCAGCGTCGCGGCCTCGCGCCGGCGTCGTCGGTCACGCTTCCCCATCGGCCACCTGACGCAGCTGGGGGAGTGGTTGAGGTTGCACGAGCTTGCTCATCGCCTCGGCGATCGTCAGATCGCGGTCCTCGGTCGCGTGCTGGTAGATCAGCGCGGCGCGCTGGCTCGAGTGACCCATCCGCCGCATCAGCTCGCGGGTCGTTGCGCCGCTGACCGCGGCCATCGTCGCCGCAAGATGACGCAGGTCGTGGAACCGGTAGTCCGGGACTCCGGCGGCGCGGGTCGCGCGTCGCCACCAGGTGTGAAAGTTCGCCCGATCCAACGACGCACCCGAGGCCTTGGTGAACAACAGCGCCGTCGGCTCAGGGCCGACGTACGCGGCGAGGTGCGCGTCGATCTCCGGCCACAGGTGCGGTGGTACCGCGACCGTACGACGGCCCGCGGCGGACTTCGGCGGACCAATGTGGCGGTGGCCGCCGTCGGCTTGCACCATCGCCTCGACGACGTGCACGACGCCATGCATCCGTTCGACCGCTGCCGCGTAAGCGCCGCCAGCTCGCCCCAGCGCAGGCCGGACCAGGCACCGAGCAGCACCAGCAGCCGGTAGCGCGGCTCAACGCAGTCAGCGATCAGCTCCACCTCGGGCAGCGACGGCGGCCGCCGCTCCGGTGACCGCTCCACTCCGGCCGCCTTGAGCCGGCACGGGTTGCGCGGGATCAGCTCGTCCTCGACCGCCGTGTTGAGGATCGCCTTGAGCAGCCGGTAAGCCTTCGCCGTCGACACCTGCCCGACCCCGCGCTGGCGCAGCGACGCGTGCCACGTCCGCACCGCCGCCGAGGTGATCCGGTTCAGCGGCGTCGCGCCGAACGCCGGATACAGGTAGAGGTTCAGCAACCGCGTGTAGATCTCGACCGTCCGCGGCTGCAGCTCCACCGGCCGCTCGACCAGCCACCGCGGCGCGTACACGTCGAGGCGGATGTCGCCGGCCTCCGGGTCGAACCACGTGCCACGGTTCAGGTCGACCTCGACCATCGCCAGGAACTGCTCGGCCTCCGCTTGTGTCGCGAACGTCGACGGCGCCCGGCGCATTGAGCCGTCGCCGAGGGAGTAGCGCACCTGGAACCGGCCCGACGGCAGCCGGCGCACCCGGCCGAACCGGCGTCGCTTCCCGCTCATGCGCGAAAGGTGGCTATGGGGCGTCCCCGCCACCGTCCCCGCGAGCGCCCCCGGGCG
Protein-coding sequences here:
- a CDS encoding antitoxin; the protein is MSDLLIRDVPDEVLAAIDARASRLGVSRTEYLRRRLAQDAAVGEGKVDVGDLAGFQETFADLADASVMDRAWR
- a CDS encoding PIN domain nuclease is translated as MAVAGWLVDKSALVRLADSPDAADWADRIDHGLVHIAGVTRLEVGFSARSGADLRAAARRPPLSKMPLVYLTPVIEDRAIAVQQSLADQGHHRAPAVPDLLIAATAELTDLVVLHVDKDYELIAGVTGQPIERLSLAP
- a CDS encoding tyrosine-type recombinase/integrase, with the protein product MHGVVHVVEAMVQADGGHRHIGPPKSAAGRRTVAVPPHLWPEIDAHLAAYVGPEPTALLFTKASGASLDRANFHTWWRRATRAAGVPDYRFHDLRHLAATMAAVSGATTRELMRRMGHSSQRAALIYQHATEDRDLTIAEAMSKLVQPQPLPQLRQVADGEA
- a CDS encoding transposase, coding for MHAGIDTHKDTLAASVVDDNGRQQAATTVRNEPAGFGELAKLFADHGVLRVGLECSGTYGRPAAAALKAAGFAVFEVPGSMTVRERNRKPARGKSDPIDALAVARVGRSRGAAAAGPLRGRPAR
- a CDS encoding transposase codes for the protein MELTILRPGYQRDLPQLTRPQHVAAARKLLRGLSGVRVEITRARLDRIRQLDTEIKTLGARITAMVLAAKTNLLEIRGVGPLTAGRIMGETRDVRRFRDRNAFATANGTAPIPVSSGRTDRYRLNRAGNRRLNEAIHTIALVQSRGPCHGRAFLDRKKAAGKTNRDAMRSLKRRLSDVVYVALHADLRDGIGLYAAPLTT